The following are encoded in a window of Dethiobacter alkaliphilus AHT 1 genomic DNA:
- a CDS encoding YifB family Mg chelatase-like AAA ATPase, with translation MAAIVKSFAISGVDGYLVEVETDTIYGKPSTTIVGLGDTAVKEARERLQASLNCPEFQFPKMKVVINLAPSDIKKSGSHFDLAMAISLLMHSEQLETEQIETFGFIGELSLNSYLRPCSGVLPMVIAARDAGVENIVVPKGNIREASLVTGINVYGFETLQEVCSFLSGETTYEAQESCVESYEEAALLDFDEVQGQDAIIEYIVVAAAGGHNALMIGAPGCGKSMIAKRIPTILPDLSEAEALETTKIYSVAGLLKNRGRLIESRPFRAPHHNASINSLIGGGNNAAPGEISLAHNGVLFLDEIAEFNKKALDSLRQPMEDKKVTVARVKFNNTYPCNFMLVAAMNPCPCGYYGQEKCRCSDYEVLKYRQRISGPIIDRIDIQKYVQPVPFMELSSFTRGSSSVELREQVEAARSFQRQRFAGIDDVHCNAQMTPALVKEYCRLEPEGEKVLKLAFERFEYSARSFHKFLKVARTFADMEESARIRRKDIAAALMARDLEKEQLEMLVV, from the coding sequence ATGGCTGCGATTGTGAAAAGTTTTGCAATATCCGGTGTGGACGGGTATCTGGTTGAAGTGGAGACTGATACCATTTATGGTAAGCCCAGTACTACCATAGTGGGGTTGGGGGATACGGCGGTTAAGGAAGCCAGGGAAAGGCTGCAGGCTTCTCTGAATTGTCCGGAGTTTCAGTTTCCTAAGATGAAGGTGGTTATTAATCTGGCTCCCAGTGATATTAAGAAAAGCGGCTCCCACTTTGATTTGGCCATGGCCATAAGTTTGTTAATGCATTCGGAGCAGCTTGAGACTGAACAGATTGAGACGTTTGGTTTTATCGGGGAGCTGTCACTTAATTCCTATTTGCGACCCTGTTCGGGAGTGCTGCCGATGGTCATTGCCGCCAGGGATGCAGGCGTGGAAAATATTGTGGTACCCAAAGGAAACATTCGGGAAGCGTCTCTGGTGACGGGGATTAATGTTTACGGGTTTGAGACGCTGCAGGAGGTGTGCTCATTTCTCAGCGGGGAGACTACTTATGAAGCCCAGGAGAGCTGCGTGGAAAGTTATGAGGAAGCAGCTTTGCTGGACTTTGACGAGGTGCAGGGGCAGGATGCGATTATTGAGTACATAGTTGTGGCTGCGGCCGGTGGGCATAATGCGCTGATGATTGGTGCACCGGGGTGCGGCAAGTCAATGATAGCAAAGCGAATCCCGACTATCCTTCCTGATTTAAGTGAAGCCGAGGCGCTGGAGACAACAAAGATTTACAGTGTGGCGGGGTTGTTAAAGAACAGGGGGCGGTTAATTGAAAGCCGGCCGTTTAGGGCTCCGCACCATAATGCCTCGATTAATTCATTAATTGGGGGAGGTAATAATGCTGCTCCGGGTGAAATATCCTTGGCTCACAATGGAGTACTGTTTTTGGATGAAATCGCTGAGTTTAACAAAAAGGCTTTAGATAGTCTGCGACAGCCCATGGAGGATAAGAAGGTAACGGTGGCCAGGGTGAAGTTTAATAATACTTATCCGTGTAACTTTATGTTGGTGGCGGCCATGAATCCCTGTCCCTGCGGCTACTACGGACAGGAAAAGTGCCGCTGCAGTGATTATGAAGTGTTAAAGTACAGGCAGAGAATTTCAGGGCCTATTATTGACAGGATAGATATCCAAAAATATGTTCAGCCGGTACCATTTATGGAGCTATCTTCATTTACCCGGGGCAGTAGTTCCGTAGAGCTGCGTGAGCAGGTGGAAGCGGCCAGGAGTTTTCAGAGGCAGAGGTTTGCCGGTATAGATGATGTTCACTGTAATGCACAGATGACTCCGGCGCTGGTCAAAGAGTACTGTAGGTTGGAGCCGGAGGGAGAAAAAGTGTTAAAGCTGGCTTTTGAAAGATTTGAGTACAGTGCCCGTTCTTTTCACAAGTTTCTAAAAGTAGCCCGCACTTTTGCGGATATGGAAGAGTCGGCGCGTATACGCAGAAAAGATATTGCCGCAGCTTTAATGGCACGGGATTTGGAAAAAGAACAGCTGGAAATGTTGGTTGTTTAA
- a CDS encoding IS66-like element ISDeal1 family transposase yields MSASEQLKKLENRISELEQENKKLHDTVDHLTRKLFGKSSEKTSSLPMGQMSLFDEAEITADPKAPEPDLKEVQGYRRKKFPGQRAELLKDLPRDKRLCTLVEMDRFCEECDTTLVSVGEEFVRTEIEFIPAKVRVIDYYRETFECRTCRKDGKPYMEKSPMPDPVIQHSMASPSTVAWVMHQKFVNALPLYRQEKEWQSLGVSLSRATMANWIMVASRDWLLPLVELMRKKLLDEHYLHVDETTVQVMNEKGRKNTTDSYMWVYSSGKHAEHAIRLFEYQPGRSGKYPQEFLKDFKGYLHSDAYVGYKKIPEVTRCLCWAHVRRKFVDALPKDIHRPEATLASEGIAFCNKLFEIEKALEELSSEDRRLERVKQEKPVLDAFWAWIHSNKDKVLPKSKLSEALHYALNNKEELINYLKDGNCSISNNLAENSIRPFTIGRKNWLFSGSPKGATASAAVYSIIESAKANGLNPYKYLHFIFSQLPGVLFRQHPEFLEDCLPWSQEVQENCK; encoded by the coding sequence ATGAGCGCATCCGAGCAGTTAAAAAAGTTAGAGAACCGTATATCCGAACTGGAGCAGGAAAACAAAAAGCTCCATGATACAGTCGATCATTTGACACGTAAACTTTTCGGAAAAAGCTCTGAGAAGACATCGTCTCTACCTATGGGACAGATGTCTCTTTTTGATGAAGCAGAAATTACGGCTGATCCAAAGGCTCCAGAGCCTGATCTCAAGGAAGTACAGGGATATCGCAGAAAGAAGTTTCCCGGCCAACGGGCGGAATTACTAAAGGATCTTCCGCGGGACAAACGTCTCTGTACGCTAGTTGAAATGGATCGCTTCTGTGAAGAATGCGACACCACCCTTGTATCTGTCGGTGAAGAATTCGTCCGTACCGAAATTGAGTTCATTCCTGCCAAAGTCAGGGTGATCGATTACTACCGTGAAACCTTTGAGTGTCGTACCTGTCGTAAGGATGGGAAACCCTACATGGAGAAATCTCCGATGCCCGATCCTGTGATCCAGCACTCCATGGCATCTCCATCCACAGTCGCCTGGGTCATGCATCAGAAATTCGTCAACGCCCTTCCCCTTTACCGGCAGGAAAAGGAATGGCAGTCGTTAGGGGTTAGCTTAAGCCGTGCGACGATGGCCAACTGGATTATGGTTGCCTCCCGTGACTGGCTGTTGCCCTTGGTAGAGCTGATGCGCAAGAAGCTGTTGGATGAACATTACTTGCACGTTGATGAAACCACTGTGCAGGTAATGAATGAAAAGGGACGTAAGAATACAACCGATTCTTACATGTGGGTGTACAGCTCCGGCAAGCATGCCGAACACGCCATCCGGCTCTTCGAGTATCAGCCGGGAAGGAGTGGCAAATACCCGCAGGAGTTCCTCAAAGACTTCAAAGGTTATCTTCACTCCGATGCTTATGTCGGCTACAAGAAGATTCCTGAAGTTACAAGATGCCTCTGTTGGGCGCATGTCCGGCGGAAGTTCGTGGATGCGCTTCCGAAAGACATTCATCGCCCGGAAGCCACCCTTGCAAGCGAAGGCATTGCCTTCTGCAACAAGCTTTTTGAGATTGAAAAGGCTCTCGAAGAGCTTTCAAGTGAAGATCGCAGATTAGAGCGTGTGAAGCAGGAAAAACCTGTTTTGGATGCTTTTTGGGCATGGATTCATTCCAACAAAGACAAGGTTCTCCCAAAGTCCAAATTAAGCGAAGCCTTGCACTATGCTCTGAACAATAAGGAAGAGCTCATCAATTATCTTAAAGACGGCAACTGCTCCATTTCCAACAATCTTGCAGAAAACAGTATCCGTCCCTTTACAATTGGACGAAAGAACTGGCTCTTTAGCGGAAGCCCAAAGGGTGCTACAGCTAGCGCAGCCGTTTACAGCATCATTGAAAGTGCCAAGGCCAATGGCCTGAACCCATACAAGTATCTGCATTTCATCTTTAGCCAACTTCCTGGCGTATTATTTAGGCAGCATCCAGAGTTTCTGGAAGACTGTCTCCCTTGGAGCCAGGAGGTTCAGGAAAACTGCAAATAG
- a CDS encoding abortive infection family protein: MNENDFKISLGKVLEREYLKKEASLGIDFIDVYTALPDCNLSIEYTGIFTRREWNTYRAVLHLQCRLDKIDVFEKYSDKIQEVASSLFGKQDEYYLTDIVIAPMVEKYETFDFSEIGINETLRKAIADAETFMAQGNYSSCIDRVHTSIHGYLRKRLDDMSVPYEESDMLPKLFNLLYKEWEQLNNSEIDNMILKSLRSASATLDALNDIRNRHSLAHPNEEIIEEHEAKLMLGLAESIMNYACKRNIC; this comes from the coding sequence ATGAATGAGAATGATTTCAAAATTAGTTTAGGCAAAGTATTGGAAAGAGAATATTTAAAAAAGGAAGCTTCACTAGGAATAGATTTTATAGATGTTTATACTGCCTTACCGGATTGCAATTTATCTATTGAATATACTGGCATTTTTACCAGAAGAGAGTGGAATACGTACAGAGCTGTTTTGCACTTGCAGTGCAGACTGGATAAGATTGACGTTTTTGAAAAATACTCAGATAAAATTCAAGAGGTAGCAAGTTCGTTATTCGGGAAACAAGATGAGTATTACCTAACAGATATTGTCATTGCTCCAATGGTTGAAAAGTACGAAACCTTTGATTTTAGTGAGATAGGAATAAATGAAACATTAAGGAAAGCAATAGCAGACGCTGAAACTTTTATGGCCCAAGGAAACTATAGCTCCTGTATAGATCGGGTACATACCTCAATACATGGTTATTTAAGAAAAAGACTAGATGATATGAGCGTGCCTTATGAAGAATCAGATATGTTGCCCAAGTTGTTTAACTTGCTTTATAAGGAATGGGAGCAGTTAAATAATTCAGAAATTGACAACATGATTCTTAAATCATTAAGAAGTGCTTCAGCTACTCTTGATGCCCTTAATGATATTAGGAACCGACATTCATTAGCACATCCTAATGAAGAAATTATCGAAGAGCATGAAGCGAAACTAATGCTTGGTCTGGCAGAAAGTATTATGAATTATGCGTGCAAGAGAAATATTTGCTGA
- the tnpA gene encoding IS66 family insertion sequence element accessory protein TnpA has translation MNTREVAKKYRLNQWTQIIRECRSSGQTVKSWCADNGINQKTYYYWLRKVREAACESLPSLEENSSIVPVNIPANAAGPGPESSAQIILRFGSVTLELRNNASEKLIENTLRALQNVR, from the coding sequence TTGAACACTAGGGAAGTTGCTAAAAAATACCGGCTGAATCAATGGACTCAAATTATCCGGGAATGTCGTAGCAGCGGGCAAACAGTCAAATCATGGTGTGCCGATAATGGTATCAATCAAAAAACTTACTACTATTGGTTGCGGAAAGTACGTGAGGCGGCCTGCGAAAGCCTCCCATCTCTCGAGGAAAACAGCTCAATTGTACCCGTAAATATTCCGGCAAATGCAGCCGGGCCAGGTCCAGAGTCGTCTGCACAAATTATCCTGCGTTTTGGTTCAGTAACTTTGGAGCTCCGCAACAATGCCTCGGAGAAGTTGATCGAAAACACTCTAAGGGCACTTCAGAATGTTCGGTGA
- a CDS encoding helix-turn-helix domain-containing protein, with translation MNKDQNIEKWSSMDIIIDYLGVSRETVLQWINNRNMPAHKVGRLWKFKISEVDEWIRSGGAAQKNDHDVTE, from the coding sequence ATGAATAAAGATCAAAATATTGAAAAATGGTCTTCAATGGATATTATCATCGACTACCTTGGTGTTAGCCGTGAAACAGTGCTGCAGTGGATCAATAATCGTAACATGCCTGCACATAAAGTCGGACGTCTATGGAAGTTTAAGATTTCTGAAGTAGATGAGTGGATCCGCTCCGGAGGTGCGGCCCAGAAGAATGATCACGATGTTACTGAATAA
- the tnpB gene encoding IS66 family insertion sequence element accessory protein TnpB (TnpB, as the term is used for proteins encoded by IS66 family insertion elements, is considered an accessory protein, since TnpC, encoded by a neighboring gene, is a DDE family transposase.): MFGDISKAEKVYIACGYTDMRKAIDGLAAIVQQNFQLNPFQNSVFLFCGRRRDRLKALYWEEDGFVLLYKRLENGKFQWPMSAEDVRTITNQEFRWLLEGLSIDQPKAVKKLKLECGI, translated from the coding sequence ATGTTCGGTGATATCTCAAAGGCTGAAAAGGTCTACATTGCTTGTGGATATACCGACATGAGAAAAGCCATTGATGGGTTAGCTGCTATTGTCCAGCAGAACTTTCAGCTAAATCCCTTTCAGAATAGCGTGTTTCTCTTCTGCGGCCGGCGCCGTGACCGACTAAAAGCGCTTTACTGGGAAGAAGATGGATTCGTGCTCCTGTACAAGCGATTAGAAAACGGGAAATTCCAATGGCCGATGAGTGCCGAAGATGTTCGCACCATCACCAATCAGGAGTTCAGATGGCTCCTGGAGGGACTGTCCATTGACCAACCCAAGGCTGTTAAAAAGCTAAAATTAGAGTGTGGAATTTAG
- a CDS encoding DUF2326 domain-containing protein produces the protein MLVEIRCDEFISYGKKRPPIELHPGLNTVLGSETGSNSIGKSTFLMIVDFAFGGDDYVLKSTDVQTQVGAHIIQFAFEFNGERYFFSRETINHTFVYRCDADYNPMSEMKIDDFRNFLLEHYEIDLPLISFRGIVGRHFRIYGRENLDEKKPLHNAKQETDKAAITSLMKLFDKYASVDSLEKAYKKRKNEKDAYNKAQVFHFIPKINKRELMQNERRISELKAELAVIQEVSGDQIMGLDSEQAQVIADLKQKLTNAKRQRSRLTSQLRAIENDLQFDNPRLESNFQELLRFFPGTNLKRIEDIEQFHHQLATVLNSEFEEAKQRLASLISLAAEEIADLEQEIKSSGLTPKISRSILEDYSAKKGEIRILEKENEAYIKKEELKEIAKSMEDRLNALMEEQIGFLQSMINVKMDRINDYVYSGEKKPPVLTIKKPNSYTFLTPDDTGTGTSYKGLVVFDLSVMQLTVLPALVHDSVILKQIGDEPLEKIMELYNQSSKQVFIALDKKGSYPERTQILLEQSMVLHLTDDGNELFGRSWNTK, from the coding sequence ATGTTAGTAGAAATTAGATGCGATGAATTCATTAGTTACGGAAAAAAACGCCCGCCCATTGAGTTGCATCCTGGGCTTAATACTGTGCTAGGGAGCGAAACCGGGAGCAACTCCATTGGCAAATCAACCTTTTTAATGATTGTGGATTTTGCCTTTGGCGGCGATGACTATGTCCTGAAATCAACTGATGTTCAAACTCAGGTGGGTGCCCATATCATCCAGTTTGCCTTCGAATTTAATGGAGAAAGATACTTCTTCTCTCGGGAAACAATCAACCACACTTTTGTATATCGATGCGATGCAGACTATAATCCCATGTCAGAAATGAAAATTGATGATTTTAGAAACTTTTTGCTTGAGCATTATGAAATTGATCTTCCATTGATTAGCTTTCGGGGTATTGTCGGTCGTCATTTTCGCATCTATGGCCGGGAAAACCTGGACGAAAAAAAACCGCTACATAACGCTAAACAGGAAACGGATAAAGCCGCTATTACATCACTGATGAAGCTTTTTGATAAGTACGCTTCTGTAGATTCATTAGAGAAGGCCTATAAGAAGAGAAAAAATGAAAAAGATGCCTACAATAAGGCACAAGTATTTCACTTTATTCCTAAAATCAACAAGCGGGAGCTTATGCAGAATGAAAGACGTATATCGGAACTGAAAGCAGAACTCGCTGTGATACAAGAAGTCAGCGGGGATCAAATAATGGGGCTTGATTCGGAGCAGGCACAGGTCATTGCAGACCTCAAACAAAAACTTACAAACGCTAAACGCCAAAGAAGCCGATTAACATCACAGCTTCGCGCTATAGAAAATGATTTGCAATTTGATAACCCAAGGTTGGAAAGCAATTTTCAGGAATTACTTCGCTTTTTCCCTGGCACTAACCTGAAGAGAATCGAGGATATTGAACAGTTTCACCATCAATTGGCAACAGTGCTTAATTCAGAGTTTGAAGAAGCAAAACAACGTCTTGCCAGCTTAATCTCTCTTGCAGCGGAAGAAATCGCTGATCTAGAACAAGAAATTAAATCATCGGGCTTAACGCCTAAAATTTCTCGCTCTATTTTGGAGGATTACTCGGCAAAAAAGGGAGAAATAAGGATCCTTGAAAAAGAAAACGAAGCGTATATTAAAAAGGAAGAACTAAAAGAAATCGCAAAAAGCATGGAAGATCGGCTGAATGCCCTAATGGAAGAGCAAATCGGTTTTTTACAAAGTATGATCAATGTTAAGATGGATAGGATTAACGATTATGTTTATAGTGGTGAAAAGAAACCGCCTGTATTGACAATAAAGAAACCGAACAGCTATACCTTCCTCACCCCTGACGACACTGGCACCGGCACCTCATATAAAGGGTTGGTGGTATTTGATTTGTCAGTTATGCAATTAACAGTATTACCTGCATTGGTTCACGACTCAGTTATATTGAAGCAAATAGGTGATGAACCCCTGGAAAAAATAATGGAACTATATAATCAGAGCTCCAAGCAAGTATTTATTGCTCTCGATAAAAAAGGATCGTATCCTGAACGAACACAGATATTGTTAGAGCAATCCATGGTTTTGCACTTAACGGATGATGGGAATGAGCTGTTTGGACGTTCGTGGAACACAAAATAG
- a CDS encoding ABC-three component system protein has product MKFEEYISNLSVDSISLLGKVLRTHGFNVTDHKVPSKCSDIFSSIIENLAATVTSISPVIQPFPAPSKPYNAIPSSDLYLLMEANSLCPSCGQTLVSDKNNSSLGGYVITPIIPPSPTEEQIADFEDLLDLPAISEAFNNKIALCLDCSNRYTSNTTRDECEQMMDIKERLHRNFAAYETLDKMYLEEQIEAIIRQIANVSQDQLSDPLNLTAVRVKEKVPASNVPLIIKMESYVVHYYNFIKSVFSQLEQEDKLNFEDVAADVRRTYRKLHADGLSQDEIFDKLVDWFKNNTKAQSVPACEIVVAFFVQSCEVFHALSQ; this is encoded by the coding sequence GTGAAATTTGAAGAGTATATCAGCAATCTGTCCGTTGACTCCATTTCCTTATTAGGCAAGGTTCTGCGAACCCATGGATTTAATGTTACCGACCATAAAGTACCGAGCAAATGCTCGGATATCTTTTCGTCAATAATTGAAAATCTTGCTGCCACTGTTACCTCTATTAGTCCAGTCATCCAGCCTTTTCCCGCCCCTTCAAAGCCTTACAATGCAATTCCATCATCCGACCTTTATTTGCTGATGGAAGCAAACAGCTTATGTCCTTCTTGCGGACAAACCCTCGTCAGTGATAAAAATAATAGCAGCCTTGGTGGGTATGTGATTACCCCCATCATTCCACCATCTCCTACCGAAGAACAAATAGCTGATTTTGAAGACTTGCTGGATTTGCCTGCTATCAGTGAAGCCTTCAACAACAAGATTGCTCTTTGTCTTGACTGCTCTAATCGATATACTTCAAATACTACAAGAGATGAATGTGAGCAGATGATGGATATAAAAGAAAGGTTACATCGGAATTTTGCTGCATATGAAACTTTAGATAAAATGTATTTGGAAGAACAGATAGAAGCGATCATTCGCCAGATTGCAAATGTTTCACAGGATCAACTTTCAGATCCGCTGAACCTCACTGCTGTAAGGGTGAAAGAGAAAGTTCCTGCCAGCAATGTTCCTTTGATTATTAAAATGGAAAGCTACGTTGTGCATTACTACAACTTCATAAAATCTGTTTTTTCTCAGTTGGAACAAGAAGACAAACTAAACTTCGAAGATGTGGCCGCTGATGTTCGGCGCACCTATAGAAAGCTTCATGCAGATGGTCTTTCACAGGATGAAATTTTTGATAAATTAGTTGATTGGTTCAAAAATAATACAAAAGCACAAAGCGTCCCGGCTTGCGAAATTGTAGTCGCTTTCTTTGTGCAGAGTTGTGAGGTGTTCCATGCGCTTTCCCAATAA
- a CDS encoding tetratricopeptide repeat protein has translation MLKRPFTHLIITVCLALATVYLYHFGVSLYEQQKTINELTESGIEYMSEQDYGKAASAFSRALALNPNDDYIREQYNIAYNIANELALSNTYFISGMYALDEDELIAAWDWFNKVVPRDDNYELAQQKIEQLVEGVAEEYLQIARDHFSNKSYIQAYSYLTESISINPDLVAATNLLPKYEQKKEEFLEQREIEQEKQLQAQREKQAQKQKEEELELMRRYENDTGAIKVAVTNVEKTDSFDYFTAAENSWFIKIYVNTRNYGTQGEQITHRDFSLSTPDGFLVMPIEPTEISYRNYKNTRLQPETYSGGWLLFHIPKADNYTLYFDNNSSRATKRVLF, from the coding sequence ATGCTTAAGCGTCCATTTACACATTTAATTATTACAGTCTGTTTAGCCCTTGCGACTGTTTATTTATATCATTTTGGAGTTTCTTTATATGAACAACAAAAAACAATAAATGAATTAACGGAGTCTGGAATTGAATATATGTCAGAACAGGATTATGGAAAAGCTGCATCTGCTTTTTCACGGGCATTAGCATTGAACCCTAATGATGATTATATTCGGGAACAGTATAATATAGCCTATAATATAGCCAATGAATTAGCTTTATCTAATACATATTTTATATCTGGAATGTATGCTTTGGATGAGGACGAACTAATAGCCGCGTGGGATTGGTTCAATAAAGTTGTACCTCGTGATGATAATTATGAATTAGCTCAACAAAAAATAGAGCAATTAGTTGAAGGTGTAGCTGAAGAGTATTTACAAATAGCTAGAGATCATTTTTCAAATAAGAGCTATATCCAGGCATATAGCTACCTGACAGAATCCATCTCGATTAATCCTGATTTAGTCGCAGCAACAAATCTGTTGCCTAAATACGAACAGAAAAAGGAAGAATTTTTAGAACAAAGAGAAATCGAGCAAGAAAAGCAACTACAAGCCCAAAGAGAAAAACAGGCGCAGAAACAAAAAGAAGAAGAACTAGAACTTATGAGAAGGTATGAAAATGATACAGGTGCTATAAAAGTTGCTGTAACTAATGTAGAAAAAACAGATAGTTTTGATTATTTCACGGCCGCTGAAAATAGTTGGTTTATAAAGATCTACGTTAACACCCGAAACTATGGTACACAAGGAGAACAAATTACACATAGAGACTTCTCTCTCTCAACTCCGGACGGATTTCTTGTTATGCCGATTGAACCAACCGAGATCAGTTACCGTAATTATAAAAATACTAGGTTGCAGCCAGAAACATATTCAGGGGGATGGTTATTGTTCCATATACCCAAAGCAGATAATTATACTTTGTACTTTGATAATAATTCAAGCAGGGCGACTAAAAGGGTGCTATTTTGA
- a CDS encoding transposase produces MPRRPRLWYPGAAYHIMCRGNHRQEIFRDDEDRQVYLRYLLEAKNLYRCILLTYCLMTNHVHLQIETTDIAIWEIMKRLNMRYAIYFNLKYNFVGHLFQGRYRAEIIERDAYNLDISKYIHLNPVSARMVEMPLQYPWSSYQNYLGIKEDELVSPEKILGYFRGNASLEYQKYVEQQLKVV; encoded by the coding sequence ATGCCAAGAAGGCCTCGGTTATGGTATCCTGGAGCAGCATATCACATTATGTGCAGGGGGAATCATCGGCAAGAAATATTCCGGGATGATGAGGACCGACAGGTGTATCTACGGTATTTGTTGGAGGCCAAGAATCTGTACCGTTGTATTTTACTGACGTATTGTTTGATGACCAATCATGTTCATTTACAGATTGAGACAACAGATATTGCTATCTGGGAAATAATGAAAAGGCTCAACATGAGATACGCTATTTATTTTAACCTGAAGTATAACTTTGTGGGGCATTTGTTTCAGGGTAGGTACCGGGCGGAGATAATTGAAAGGGATGCTTATAATTTAGATATCAGTAAGTATATTCACTTAAACCCGGTTAGTGCCAGGATGGTAGAGATGCCACTGCAGTATCCCTGGAGCAGTTACCAGAATTATCTTGGGATCAAAGAGGACGAGCTGGTTTCTCCGGAAAAGATCTTGGGGTATTTTAGGGGCAATGCTTCGCTGGAGTACCAGAAATATGTTGAGCAGCAACTTAAGGTGGTGTGA
- a CDS encoding ABC-three component system middle component 7, giving the protein MRFPNKINRFNESVISKFSVVLSVLEQGEMTVLELYNTVNESTGDVGDFLEILDCLYALGQIEYNAETRLLHYVSRN; this is encoded by the coding sequence ATGCGCTTTCCCAATAAAATCAATCGTTTCAATGAAAGTGTTATCTCTAAATTTTCAGTAGTATTAAGTGTATTGGAACAAGGAGAAATGACGGTTTTAGAGCTTTACAATACTGTTAATGAAAGCACTGGCGACGTCGGTGATTTTTTAGAGATACTTGACTGCCTTTACGCTTTAGGCCAAATCGAATACAACGCAGAAACGAGGTTGTTACATTATGTTAGTAGAAATTAG
- the dprA gene encoding DNA-processing protein DprA: MDENAKFWIWMSEIKGLGSVTCRKLLQVFQTPEEIYRAAKGDLLSVAGIGEKTAEIILGSRSLSPAERILEKMARLEIKLLTIEDVCYPGEAANLADAPPVLYYRGELREDSSGVAVIGARRCTAYGKKVAKEAAEFLAKNEVPVISGMAKGIDGYAHTACINAKGYTLAFLGHGLDLCYPPEHLELMEAIVENGAVISEYPPGTPAKQVYFPRRNYLLSAWSHKLLVVEAGYNSGALITAKVAREQGKEVLAVPNGIYNRESYGTNRLIADGAKIFIKPDQLLEMPRENVSVDRSVKQKRKSKVVAEIVSVVEDSAYERQIIELIGSEEVSIEKLALSFTENRKSFLEALSVMELEGKVKRMPGGMYRSC, from the coding sequence ATGGATGAGAACGCAAAGTTTTGGATCTGGATGAGTGAGATAAAGGGGCTGGGAAGTGTAACCTGCAGAAAGCTGCTGCAGGTTTTTCAGACTCCGGAGGAAATCTACCGTGCTGCAAAGGGAGACCTTCTGTCTGTTGCGGGTATAGGGGAAAAGACGGCTGAGATTATTTTGGGCAGCAGGTCGCTTAGCCCGGCAGAGAGAATATTGGAGAAAATGGCCAGGCTGGAGATTAAGCTGTTAACCATCGAAGATGTTTGCTATCCGGGTGAGGCGGCAAATTTGGCTGATGCCCCACCGGTGTTATATTATAGGGGAGAATTGCGAGAAGACAGTTCGGGGGTAGCCGTAATCGGTGCGAGAAGGTGTACTGCTTACGGCAAAAAGGTAGCAAAGGAAGCGGCAGAATTTCTGGCAAAAAATGAAGTGCCGGTGATCAGCGGGATGGCAAAGGGAATTGACGGTTATGCACATACAGCCTGTATTAATGCTAAAGGTTATACTCTGGCGTTTCTCGGCCATGGCCTTGATTTGTGCTATCCCCCGGAGCATTTGGAACTGATGGAGGCCATTGTTGAGAATGGGGCGGTAATCTCGGAGTATCCGCCTGGTACCCCGGCAAAACAGGTGTATTTTCCTCGCAGGAATTACTTACTTAGTGCATGGTCCCATAAACTCTTGGTGGTGGAGGCCGGTTATAACAGTGGGGCGTTGATTACAGCCAAGGTGGCCCGCGAGCAGGGAAAAGAAGTGCTGGCTGTGCCTAATGGCATCTATAACAGGGAGAGTTACGGGACAAACAGACTAATAGCTGATGGTGCAAAGATTTTTATAAAGCCGGATCAGTTATTAGAGATGCCAAGAGAAAATGTATCTGTAGATAGGTCAGTTAAACAAAAGAGGAAAAGCAAGGTAGTTGCAGAGATAGTGTCTGTGGTTGAGGATTCTGCTTATGAGAGGCAGATAATCGAACTTATTGGCAGTGAGGAAGTAAGTATTGAGAAACTGGCACTGTCTTTTACAGAAAACAGGAAGAGCTTTCTGGAGGCCTTATCTGTAATGGAATTGGAAGGTAAAGTTAAAAGAATGCCCGGAGGAATGTATAGGAGCTGTTAA